A single genomic interval of Methanococcus voltae harbors:
- a CDS encoding protease inhibitor I42 family protein, which produces MENKKIGDINAKAKESFSVDLYTNSGIPYIWGISHIPDFVAFVDKTTTPLDQQAGGRVKITFTFLALEKGQDYLQFKLVQPFGDFEVAEEVAYALIVDSADIKRAKNEVASLNAVMGDSKFLKITPEALSTLVNEKNIQAYKDPDTGGIIVVYGAPTPPTPVPDYGIPCLTAAADTIPPLLYGIPCLRLSSNNICIPPYGFSRQFYDPIVAYGVNCAPTTAAVNQGAQTQMLYAAPMVIESKDNCLLKYGTPWGLSRNSEECILKYGIPIFDCEKAAGEDCILKYGFPVRMEKASEDSERCIVKYGTPSGIAKNANECNLKYGFPIGFIEHPNCIVKYGFPDGTYK; this is translated from the coding sequence ATGGAAAATAAAAAAATTGGAGATATAAACGCAAAAGCAAAAGAAAGTTTCAGCGTAGACTTGTATACAAACTCGGGTATACCATACATTTGGGGTATTTCCCATATTCCTGATTTTGTGGCTTTTGTGGATAAAACCACAACACCTCTCGACCAACAAGCAGGGGGGAGGGTAAAAATAACATTTACCTTTTTAGCATTAGAAAAAGGTCAAGATTATTTACAATTTAAACTCGTGCAACCTTTCGGAGACTTTGAAGTAGCGGAAGAAGTAGCTTACGCTTTAATTGTAGATTCTGCAGACATTAAAAGAGCTAAAAATGAGGTAGCAAGTTTAAATGCGGTGATGGGTGATAGCAAATTCTTAAAAATTACCCCTGAGGCACTAAGCACACTGGTAAATGAAAAAAATATTCAGGCATATAAAGACCCGGATACTGGCGGTATTATTGTGGTTTACGGAGCTCCAACACCACCTACGCCAGTTCCAGACTATGGAATCCCTTGTCTAACAGCGGCAGCTGATACAATACCTCCGCTATTATACGGAATTCCTTGTCTAAGATTGTCATCAAATAACATCTGTATACCACCATACGGATTTTCAAGACAATTTTATGACCCAATTGTAGCTTACGGTGTAAATTGTGCACCTACTACTGCAGCAGTTAACCAAGGGGCACAAACGCAAATGCTGTATGCTGCACCGATGGTAATAGAAAGTAAAGACAACTGTCTGTTAAAATACGGTACTCCGTGGGGTTTATCAAGAAACTCCGAAGAATGTATCTTAAAATACGGAATTCCGATATTTGACTGTGAAAAAGCAGCTGGTGAGGATTGTATTTTAAAATACGGATTCCCAGTACGTATGGAAAAAGCATCAGAAGATTCAGAACGCTGTATCGTAAAATACGGTACTCCAAGCGGTATTGCTAAAAACGCAAATGAATGTAATTTAAAATACGGATTCCCTATTGGATTTATAGAACATCCTAATTGTATCGTAAAATACGGATTCCCAGACGGAACTTACAAATAA
- a CDS encoding radical SAM/SPASM domain-containing protein, whose product MEYKPITAVWEITMACNMRCKHCGSSCKEPLPDELSTEEAVKLSQDIGDLGLKWITLSGGEPLVRRDWPVIAQELTDNGVIPNMITNGWLFNEDILKKAEKAEVGTMAISLDGLKDTHDYMRMNGSYDRIMNAFELMEDSSITGGAITTINTINMNELEELKNVLIDKGVKLWQMQIGLPMGNFVNHPELIIKPEDVDRLINFAHDSLKDDIIIFPADCIGYYNLKELEVRRKAYPKEYDVTWKGCTAGKRSFGILHNGEILGCTSIRDREYIEGNIRETPLREIWENEDNFSWSRTMDKSKLGGLCNECIYGQICLGGCPNTRLTMNGTIYSENSYCSYVVAMNKALKWLEDINDFDTLKDMANNFTRAGDYQVASMVLDKALSITPNDTELLSLQGFISFMLGNYEKSRIVNEKALSIAPDDAYLNKGMGLSLSKLGKLDEGMNYLNKAMDLADETYLDPYYDTAITLIEYGKYNDALGIIKKATDKYPQFEPTARSLRDMIRGVKQ is encoded by the coding sequence TTGGAGTATAAACCAATAACAGCGGTCTGGGAAATTACTATGGCGTGTAATATGCGTTGTAAACACTGTGGTTCGAGTTGTAAAGAGCCATTGCCCGATGAATTATCAACTGAGGAAGCAGTTAAGTTATCTCAGGATATCGGAGATTTGGGTTTAAAATGGATAACTTTATCTGGTGGGGAACCATTAGTACGGAGGGATTGGCCAGTTATAGCACAAGAATTAACTGATAATGGTGTAATACCAAATATGATTACTAACGGATGGCTTTTTAATGAAGACATCTTAAAAAAAGCTGAAAAGGCTGAAGTAGGTACTATGGCAATAAGTTTGGATGGTTTAAAGGATACTCACGATTATATGCGTATGAATGGTTCATACGATAGAATTATGAATGCTTTTGAGCTTATGGAGGATTCAAGTATCACGGGGGGCGCCATTACAACCATAAATACCATAAATATGAATGAACTCGAAGAACTCAAAAATGTATTAATTGACAAAGGAGTTAAACTTTGGCAAATGCAAATTGGTTTACCGATGGGTAATTTTGTAAACCATCCTGAATTAATCATAAAACCTGAAGATGTTGATAGACTCATTAATTTTGCACACGATTCTTTAAAAGATGATATAATAATATTCCCGGCTGATTGTATAGGGTATTACAACCTTAAAGAGCTTGAAGTTCGTAGAAAAGCTTATCCTAAAGAATACGACGTGACGTGGAAGGGTTGCACTGCGGGCAAACGTAGCTTTGGAATATTACACAACGGTGAAATATTAGGCTGTACTTCTATACGGGATAGGGAATATATCGAAGGAAACATTAGAGAAACGCCTCTCCGTGAAATTTGGGAAAATGAGGATAATTTCTCTTGGAGTAGGACTATGGACAAGTCTAAATTAGGCGGTCTTTGCAATGAATGTATTTACGGTCAAATATGTTTGGGCGGATGTCCTAATACACGATTAACTATGAATGGCACGATTTATTCTGAAAATAGTTATTGTTCTTATGTTGTAGCAATGAATAAGGCTTTAAAATGGTTAGAAGATATTAACGATTTTGACACCTTAAAAGATATGGCCAATAATTTTACACGTGCAGGTGATTATCAAGTTGCAAGTATGGTTTTAGATAAAGCTCTCTCTATTACTCCTAATGACACAGAATTATTGAGCCTACAAGGTTTCATTAGTTTTATGCTCGGTAATTATGAGAAATCAAGAATTGTCAATGAAAAAGCTCTTTCAATTGCACCTGATGATGCTTATCTCAATAAAGGTATGGGTCTATCTCTTTCAAAATTGGGTAAACTCGACGAAGGTATGAATTACTTAAATAAAGCTATGGATTTGGCTGATGAGACGTATTTAGACCCTTATTATGATACGGCGATTACGTTAATCGAATATGGTAAGTATAATGACGCATTAGGAATAATAAAAAAAGCTACTGATAAATACCCACAATTTGAACCTACAGCAAGGTCATTAAGGGATATGATTAGAGGTGTAAAACAATAA
- a CDS encoding TIGR04463 family radical SAM/SPASM RiPP maturase, which produces MDSKYKYSKYNIINEVNEGKVVYNTLSGICSLLEEEDLKIFDNIETKKLDNMTPIEIDILDNLLLNNFIVPKDIDETVVFEEKYNSMRNNQENLIMTVVPTLNCNFECNYCFQGKLKDNKVMSEEVQDGIFQLIQNYSNNLRNVSLTWFGGEPTIAMNVVRRLSDKIIPYCDKNGINYTSMIVSNGYTCTPELMGELYARRVKTVQITLDGAKEVHDSIRYLKGSKKGSFDKIISNIRSYTDIYPIFTTIRVNVDQNNYKSIYRLIDQLADSGLSNKNVSIYFAPIISSNSLCHHISNQTLELSDFAGIESELRRYAHSKGLCGTSLPMQYMGLCGATRPKGFVVTPVGNIHKCWETVSYLDKSVGNVLSTPPLNENVKLWDEWSPFNYEECRNCIILPNCVGFCPYKFLYHSEFMGNSGNLPCPSLKYNINEKIMDHVKLKGLIKNEDL; this is translated from the coding sequence TTGGATTCAAAATATAAATATTCCAAATATAATATTATAAATGAAGTAAATGAGGGAAAAGTAGTATACAATACATTAAGCGGAATTTGCAGTCTCTTAGAAGAAGAAGACTTGAAAATATTTGATAATATTGAAACTAAAAAATTAGACAATATGACACCTATTGAAATTGATATATTGGATAATTTACTATTAAATAACTTTATAGTCCCGAAAGATATTGATGAAACCGTGGTTTTCGAAGAAAAATATAATTCTATGCGGAATAACCAGGAAAATTTAATAATGACTGTCGTACCAACGTTAAACTGTAATTTTGAATGTAATTACTGTTTCCAAGGAAAATTAAAAGACAATAAGGTAATGTCTGAAGAAGTCCAAGATGGTATATTTCAATTAATTCAAAATTATTCAAATAATTTAAGAAATGTGAGTTTAACCTGGTTTGGAGGGGAACCTACAATTGCAATGAATGTTGTAAGAAGATTATCGGACAAAATAATACCCTATTGCGACAAAAACGGTATAAATTACACTTCAATGATAGTAAGCAATGGATATACGTGCACGCCTGAATTAATGGGTGAATTATACGCTCGAAGGGTTAAAACCGTTCAAATAACTTTAGACGGTGCTAAAGAAGTGCACGATAGTATAAGGTATTTAAAAGGTTCCAAAAAAGGTTCTTTTGATAAAATAATAAGTAATATACGCAGTTATACTGATATTTACCCAATATTTACGACAATACGGGTAAATGTGGACCAAAACAACTATAAATCAATCTATCGACTAATTGACCAACTTGCAGACTCCGGACTATCTAATAAAAACGTTTCTATTTATTTTGCACCGATTATTTCATCAAATTCATTGTGTCATCACATATCAAATCAAACACTTGAATTATCGGATTTTGCAGGCATTGAATCTGAATTAAGGAGGTATGCCCATTCTAAAGGTTTGTGTGGCACAAGTTTGCCTATGCAATATATGGGACTTTGCGGTGCTACACGTCCAAAAGGTTTTGTAGTCACCCCCGTGGGTAATATCCATAAATGCTGGGAAACGGTTTCTTACCTCGATAAAAGCGTTGGTAATGTACTATCAACCCCCCCATTGAACGAAAACGTAAAACTTTGGGATGAATGGAGTCCTTTTAACTACGAAGAATGCAGAAATTGTATTATATTACCTAATTGCGTAGGATTTTGTCCGTATAAATTTTTATATCATTCGGAATTTATGGGCAATTCTGGAAATTTACCCTGTCCAAGTTTAAAATATAATATAAATGAAAAAATAATGGACCACGTTAAATTAAAAGGATTAATAAAAAATGAAGATTTATAA
- a CDS encoding NosD domain-containing protein, with product MCIFTISNVHGTAYVPQTYYLNAENLTDTYTINLSGIYIINCSLSDLNVSSNLICINANNVVIDGNNNWLNSTKDASDRIIYVNGQYATIKNIKSKGWSSGFWINDDDALITNNTLLELNSPIVINFAQNTKFSNNFVDNSSYCGVVIQSSSYTTVYNNTITNFATNGIQGSNSYYLNISHNTVINDSFSSGGVGSQGFGISLAGTHGSTIAYNTVKNNSFGGALYLNTGNSPEENYIYLNNFIDNIRDAKVDSFEGNIYHSPSAINYTYNGQQYSSVMGNYWDNCTNPADANGDGIRDGNYSVIIMGIQGNDTHPLVEKWENYFSSGSITPENTTNKSSIIHINNSSYNNNRTIVGPGTYILDEDITNITAGILVQSSDVVIDGNNHKLGTDSTALDVLQIYKSGKIYNNITIKNLVIETPLNYKCNGIMINSSVNNLTIENCNIIINNGTFGIGFNPNDAQNSLNSPVINNNIIMVKNNNTNVNGNNNAIGIGVKVGNYGIFNTTNNPNSKISNNNITIIGENSTVIRCNYSNIPMDNLKIDLNVLNNTGKIIRMNKFENAYIKDSNLYMHGNTNGSGIILYSETLKDLLINNTVFNATTNIYGICVYNTIVSDNITLSYNTFNGVDAPFVYAFMMIGPIQNSNIYLNDFLAGCMAAYNPLVNCTFESPNDIRYKYNVNDNVYINKFGNYWFNFNHSQAQENPVDNGKGFTTKPYVVGAFSDNYSRYTTLDNYVFNYAGNNTTKPSNNDNNNYYNNNHNSAKKMAEKAESEGTQNGFSSENIRNTVTNSKIIADDKFDKLNAENCLKENIQDSEDMEQELELNDLNALTEDVIVVGGPVVNKFAEKYNNKFLKPVNNENPGENRGLIQVLKVQDDSSQVVSSHYVIYIAGSDRYGTQAALEYFKTLNELPTEPIMVEWVDGGYKIVN from the coding sequence TTGTGTATCTTCACAATAAGTAATGTACACGGGACTGCTTATGTACCCCAGACTTATTACTTAAATGCGGAAAACTTAACAGACACATATACAATTAACTTATCTGGAATTTATATAATAAATTGCAGTCTTTCAGATTTAAACGTTTCAAGCAATTTAATATGTATAAACGCTAATAACGTAGTAATCGATGGAAATAACAACTGGTTAAATAGTACAAAAGACGCATCTGATAGAATAATTTATGTAAATGGTCAGTATGCCACTATTAAAAATATAAAATCAAAAGGTTGGAGCTCTGGATTTTGGATTAACGACGATGATGCGTTAATAACTAACAACACATTATTGGAACTAAATTCTCCAATAGTTATAAATTTCGCACAAAATACTAAATTCTCCAATAACTTTGTTGATAACAGTAGTTATTGCGGTGTAGTAATTCAAAGTTCATCTTACACTACAGTGTATAACAATACTATTACTAATTTTGCCACAAACGGAATTCAAGGGTCTAATTCATATTATCTTAATATCTCACACAATACGGTAATAAACGATAGTTTTTCAAGCGGGGGTGTGGGTTCACAAGGTTTTGGTATTTCGCTTGCTGGGACACACGGTTCAACAATTGCATACAATACAGTTAAAAATAACTCGTTTGGAGGGGCTTTGTATCTTAATACTGGAAATTCCCCTGAAGAGAACTATATATATCTAAATAATTTTATAGACAACATAAGGGATGCCAAAGTTGATTCTTTTGAAGGTAATATATATCACAGTCCAAGCGCTATAAATTATACGTACAACGGTCAACAATATTCAAGTGTAATGGGTAATTACTGGGATAATTGCACAAATCCAGCCGATGCAAACGGTGATGGAATTAGAGACGGTAATTATTCGGTAATTATTATGGGAATTCAAGGAAACGATACCCACCCATTAGTTGAAAAATGGGAAAATTATTTCTCAAGTGGAAGTATCACCCCTGAAAATACGACAAACAAATCCTCAATAATTCATATTAATAATTCAAGTTATAACAATAATAGAACGATTGTAGGTCCTGGAACTTATATATTGGACGAAGATATTACAAACATTACAGCAGGAATTTTAGTTCAGTCAAGCGACGTAGTAATCGATGGTAATAACCACAAACTCGGTACAGATTCAACTGCTTTAGATGTACTTCAAATCTACAAAAGTGGTAAAATATACAATAACATTACAATTAAAAATTTGGTTATTGAAACACCTTTGAATTACAAATGTAATGGTATAATGATAAATTCTTCAGTAAATAATCTTACCATTGAAAATTGTAATATAATAATAAATAACGGTACTTTTGGAATTGGATTTAATCCAAATGACGCACAAAATTCATTAAATTCCCCTGTAATCAATAATAACATAATTATGGTTAAAAATAACAATACAAATGTTAATGGTAATAATAATGCTATTGGAATTGGTGTTAAAGTAGGAAATTATGGGATTTTTAATACTACAAATAATCCAAATTCAAAAATATCAAATAATAATATTACCATAATCGGCGAAAATTCAACCGTTATTCGATGTAATTATTCAAATATACCAATGGATAATTTAAAAATAGATTTAAATGTTTTAAATAATACTGGTAAAATAATTAGAATGAATAAATTTGAAAATGCGTACATAAAAGATTCTAATTTATATATGCACGGCAATACAAACGGTAGTGGAATAATACTATATTCAGAAACGTTAAAAGATTTATTAATTAATAATACAGTATTTAATGCTACAACAAACATATATGGTATCTGTGTTTACAATACTATAGTGTCAGACAACATAACTTTATCATACAACACATTTAATGGTGTTGATGCACCATTCGTATATGCGTTTATGATGATTGGACCAATACAAAACAGCAACATATATTTAAATGACTTTTTAGCAGGTTGTATGGCAGCATACAATCCGTTAGTAAACTGTACATTTGAATCACCAAATGATATAAGATACAAATATAACGTAAATGACAATGTATACATAAATAAATTTGGTAATTATTGGTTTAACTTCAATCACTCACAAGCTCAGGAAAATCCTGTGGACAATGGAAAAGGTTTCACAACAAAACCTTATGTAGTTGGAGCATTCAGTGATAATTATTCGAGATATACGACATTAGATAATTACGTGTTCAATTATGCGGGAAATAACACCACAAAACCAAGTAATAATGACAATAATAATTATTACAACAATAATCATAATTCGGCTAAAAAAATGGCTGAAAAAGCTGAAAGTGAAGGGACTCAAAACGGTTTCAGTTCAGAAAATATCCGAAACACTGTAACAAATTCTAAAATTATTGCAGATGATAAATTTGATAAATTAAATGCAGAAAATTGTTTAAAGGAAAATATTCAAGATTCTGAAGATATGGAACAAGAACTCGAATTAAACGACCTTAACGCACTTACTGAAGATGTAATCGTTGTAGGCGGTCCTGTAGTTAATAAATTTGCGGAAAAATATAATAATAAATTTTTAAAGCCAGTTAATAATGAAAATCCTGGTGAAAACAGAGGACTTATTCAAGTTTTAAAAGTTCAAGATGACTCTTCACAAGTCGTTTCAAGCCATTATGTAATATACATTGCTGGTTCAGATAGATACGGTACTCAGGCAGCTTTAGAATACTTTAAAACCTTAAATGAATTACCTACCGAACCTATAATGGTAGAATGGGTTGACGGCGGATATAAAATAGTAAATTAA
- the nifH gene encoding nitrogenase iron protein, producing the protein MRKFCIYGKGGIGKSTNVGNMAAALAEDGKKVLVVGCDPKADSTRTLMHGKINTVLDTFRDKGPEYMKIEDIVYEGFNGVYCVESGGPEPGVGCAGRGVITAVDMLDRLGVYDELKPDVVMYDILGDVVCGGFAMPLQKRLAEDVYIVTTCDPMAIYAANNICKGIQRYGNRGKIALGGIIYNGRSVVDEPEIIDKFVQGINTQVMGKIPMSNIITKAELRKQTTIEYAPDSEIANKFRELANAIYENKKTTIPTPLSEQGLDDLTESIEELVRKKYE; encoded by the coding sequence ATGAGGAAATTTTGTATATATGGTAAAGGAGGGATTGGAAAATCCACAAATGTCGGTAATATGGCAGCAGCTTTGGCAGAAGATGGTAAGAAAGTTTTAGTTGTAGGTTGTGACCCAAAAGCCGACTCAACAAGAACTTTAATGCACGGCAAGATTAATACTGTTTTAGATACATTCCGTGATAAAGGACCAGAATATATGAAAATTGAAGATATTGTTTACGAGGGTTTTAATGGCGTTTACTGTGTAGAGAGCGGTGGTCCAGAGCCTGGTGTGGGCTGTGCAGGGCGTGGAGTAATAACCGCAGTTGATATGTTAGATAGATTGGGTGTTTATGACGAACTAAAACCTGATGTAGTTATGTACGATATATTGGGGGACGTCGTTTGCGGTGGTTTTGCTATGCCACTTCAAAAGAGACTCGCAGAAGACGTATATATCGTAACCACTTGCGACCCGATGGCAATTTATGCAGCAAACAACATATGTAAAGGTATACAAAGATACGGCAATAGGGGTAAAATAGCACTCGGTGGTATTATATACAATGGTAGGAGCGTTGTAGATGAGCCTGAAATTATCGATAAGTTTGTACAAGGCATAAATACGCAAGTAATGGGTAAAATACCTATGAGTAATATAATCACTAAAGCAGAGCTTAGGAAACAGACAACAATTGAATATGCGCCAGATTCCGAAATTGCGAATAAATTTAGAGAACTTGCGAATGCAATTTATGAGAACAAAAAAACCACAATACCGACCCCATTAAGTGAGCAAGGTCTTGACGACTTAACAGAAAGTATTGAAGAATTAGTTAGAAAAAAATATGAATAA